From a region of the Toxotes jaculatrix isolate fToxJac2 chromosome 7, fToxJac2.pri, whole genome shotgun sequence genome:
- the nfu1 gene encoding NFU1 iron-sulfur cluster scaffold homolog, mitochondrial yields the protein MATYRQVGRLLCISARLTRPLAGCGYQSAGLHWPSHVTGVSNIWPQNPHWVVPGRTMFVQTQDTPNPNSLKFLPGRTVLESGTMNFDGPRDAYCSPLARQLFRIDGVKSVFFGNDFITITKSDVNMEWKVIKPDVFAAIMDFFTSGLPVVNEDTKPSADTAPSDDDDEVVAMIKELLDTRIRPTVQEDGGDVLYRGFEDGIVKLKLQGSCTSCPSSIVTLKNGIQNMLQFYVPEVESVEQVKDEEEERDAQI from the exons ATGGCGACGTACAGACAGGTCGGCAGGTTGTTGTGTATTTCAGCAAGGCTTACGCGTCC TCTTGCTGGCTGTGGATATCAGAGTGCAGGATTACACTGGCCTTCACACGTCACTGGAGTCTCAAACATATGGCCACAAAACCCCCATTGGGTTGTTCCAG GAAGGACCATGTTTGTGCAGACGCAGGATACACCAAATCCAAACAGCCTAAAGTTTCTGCCTGGTCGCACAGTTCTTGAATCAGGAACTATGAATTTTGACGGCCCTCGTGATGCGTACTGCTCACCCTTAGCCAG ACAGCTGTTTAGGATTGATGGAGTCAAGAGTGTCTTCTTTGGCAATGACTTTATTACCATAACAAAG TCTGATGTAAATATGGAATGGAAAGTAATCAAACCCGATGTATTTGCTGCCATTATGGACTTTTTCACCTCTGGACTTCCTGTTGTCAATGAGGACACAAAACCTAGTGCAGATACAG ctccatcagatgatgatgatgaagttgTTGCTATGATCAAAGAACTGCTGGATACTCGAATAAG GCCAACAGTGCAGGAGGATGGAGGTGATGTTCTGTATCGGGGGTTTGAGGATGGTATCGTTAAACTGAAGCTGCAGGGCTCCTGCACCAGTTGTCCCAGTTCCATTGTTACTTTGAAGAATGGAATCCAAAACATGCTGCAGTTTTACGTCCCCGAAGTTGAATCAGTGGAACAG GTgaaggatgaggaagaggagagagatgctCAAATTTGA
- the c7h9orf78 gene encoding telomere length and silencing protein 1 homolog, translating into MPCGKNFRRRRDSSDVEEEETTEEVRSKLEEAKELQSLRKRQSGVSVTALLVGEKLPPEAEIDNDPFKLKTGGVVDMKKVKDRNRDMTEDETDLNLGTSFSAETNRRDEDADMMKYIETELKKKKGMVEAEEQKVKVKNAEDHLYELPENIRVNSAKKTEEMLSNQMLSGIPEVDLGIDAKIKNIIQTEEAKAKLLAEQRNKKKDHGTSFVPTNIAVNYVQHNRFYHEDVNAPQRHHRHREEPKARPLRVGDTEKPGPETSSPPNYRKRPNNEKATDDYHYEKFKKMNRRY; encoded by the exons ATGCCGTGTGGCAAAAACTTTAGGCGGAGAAGGGACTCATCCGATGTAGAGGAAGAAGAGACCACCGAAGAAGTCAG ATCTAAATTAGAAGAGGCTAAAGAACTTCAGAGTTTGCGGAAACGACAAAGCGGAGTCAG TGTGACCGCCTTGTTGGTTGGAGAGAAACTGCCACCAGAGGCTGAAATTGAT AATGACCCATTTAAACTGAAGACTGGAGGAGTTGTTGACATGAAGAAAGTCAAAGACAGGAACAGGGACAT GACCGAAGACGAGACAGACCTCAACCTGGGCAcctctttctctgctgaaaCTAACAGAAGAGACGAGGATGCAGACAT GATGAAATACATtgagacagagctgaaaaagaagaagggcaTGGTGGAGGCTGAGGAACAGAAAGTTAAGGTGAAGAATGCAGAGGACCACCTGTATGAGCTGCCTGAGAACATCCGAGTCAACTCTGccaagaagacagaggagatgtTATCCAATCAGATGCTGAGCGGGATCCCTGAAGTTGATCTTGGCATTGA CGCAAAGATAAAGAATATTATCCAGACAGAAGAGGCGAAAGCCAAGCTTCTAGCAGAACAGAGGAACAAGAAGAAAGACCACGGCACATCATTTGTACCAACCAACATTGCTGTCAACTATGTCCAGCACAACCGCT TCTATCATGAGGATGTGAATGCACCACAGAGgcaccacagacacagagaagagcCCAAAGCGAGACCACTGCGTGTGGGAGACACTGAGAAACCAGGTCCAGAAA CATCATCTCCGCCCAACTACCGCAAACGTCCAAACAACGAAAAGGCCACAGACGACTACCACTATGAGAAATTCAAGAAGATGAATCGACGATATTAA
- the med22 gene encoding mediator of RNA polymerase II transcription subunit 22 isoform X1, whose product MATQRVLPQSKETLLQSYNKRLKDDIRSILDNFTEIVKTAKIEDETQVSRATQAEQDHYEMHVRAANIVRAGESLMKLVSDLKQFLILNDFPSVNDAISLQNQQLRSLQEECDKKLTSLRDEIAIDLYELEEEYYSSSYSQWDSTDLPLCEAFRQRDSWASPGSSCSSNQGDREDVDGPPSQETNPQHHLNGHGTASIEKP is encoded by the exons ATGGCTACTCAGAGAGTGCTCCCTCAAAGCAAAGAGACTCTGCTGCAGAGCTACAACAAGAGACTGAAAGATGATATCAGGTCCATCCTGGACAACTTCACAGAGATCGTCAAAACAGCAAAG ATAGAGGATGAGACGCAGGTTTCTCGAGCAACTCAAGCAGAGCAGGATCATTATGAAATGCATGTCAGAGCAGCCAACATT GTACGTGCCGGCGAGTCCCTGATGAAGCTGGTGTCTGATCTGAAGCAGTTCCTGATTCTGAATGACTTTCCCTCCGTGAACGACGCCATCAGCCTCCAGAACCAGCAGCTGCGCTCGCTGCAGGAGGAGTGTGACAAGAAGCTCACCTCGCTCCGTGATGAGATCGCCATCGACCTGTATGAGCTAGAGGAAGAATATTACTCCTCCAG CTACAGTCAGTGGGACAGCACTGATCTGCCACTGTGTGAGGCCTTCAGACAGCGAGACAGTTGGGCCTCCccaggcagcagctgcagttctAACCAGGGCGACAGAGAGGACGTGGACGGACCTCCCTCACAGGAGACAAACCCCCAACACCACCTCAATGGACACGGGACAGCCTCTATAGAGAAACCATGA
- the med22 gene encoding mediator of RNA polymerase II transcription subunit 22 isoform X2, with protein sequence MATQRVLPQSKETLLQSYNKRLKDDIRSILDNFTEIVKTAKIEDETQVSRATQAEQDHYEMHVRAANIVRAGESLMKLVSDLKQFLILNDFPSVNDAISLQNQQLRSLQEECDKKLTSLRDEIAIDLYELEEEYYSSRYK encoded by the exons ATGGCTACTCAGAGAGTGCTCCCTCAAAGCAAAGAGACTCTGCTGCAGAGCTACAACAAGAGACTGAAAGATGATATCAGGTCCATCCTGGACAACTTCACAGAGATCGTCAAAACAGCAAAG ATAGAGGATGAGACGCAGGTTTCTCGAGCAACTCAAGCAGAGCAGGATCATTATGAAATGCATGTCAGAGCAGCCAACATT GTACGTGCCGGCGAGTCCCTGATGAAGCTGGTGTCTGATCTGAAGCAGTTCCTGATTCTGAATGACTTTCCCTCCGTGAACGACGCCATCAGCCTCCAGAACCAGCAGCTGCGCTCGCTGCAGGAGGAGTGTGACAAGAAGCTCACCTCGCTCCGTGATGAGATCGCCATCGACCTGTATGAGCTAGAGGAAGAATATTACTCCTCCAGGTACAAGTAG